The following nucleotide sequence is from Mytilus trossulus isolate FHL-02 chromosome 9, PNRI_Mtr1.1.1.hap1, whole genome shotgun sequence.
gCGTGCCTCCTCCTCCTTTCGATTGGGTCATTTGTCTTATCGTCATCAAAACATTTTACTAGACATAAAAAGTCAGTTAACAATTCCTCAAAAATGTGTTTCCCCTATTGTGTAACCAATGCTCCTGCAGAATAATTGTATCAGCTCTTTTCTCTAACATAGATAGATACATATTATTAGACGAAAAAACTTCaatgttaaaagataaaatgttcAGCACAATATCTATACAGTTTTCATTATTCTTATCTTCATGAGATTCTTGTATAACCTTTcgtacatttttgtagtttgaCCTTTTGTGGGCATTATTAGATTTTCTCTCTGTGTGTACCCTAGCTTTTCCTGACGTTAGAATCGCGGCGGTACTTGTTTCATTTGCTTTCTTGGAGGTTTATACATTTGATCCGATTTCTCGAGAAATCTTTTTCTTGCTTgtgtttgacattttgtttccCCCTTAGAATTTTATtccctaaaaaaaatatcactatACATTAACCACTGAATTAGCCTCTTTTTCACTGCCACTAGTATCAATTTGAAAACTATCGGGGTGAGATTCGTCATGCCGAAATGACATGTGTGACGGATGGGTTAACTAAAAGTCTAGACAGACAGTAAAACAACGTCTGGTTCGTTTGATCGTATAATCTCAACTCAATATAGCAACATGATACATAACAATCAGTAGCACAACGTTAACAGAAGATAATGATGACGTTAACAATGTGAATGGAAACGGCGTTAAAAGAAGTGTTAACGTTTGACGCGTAAGTTAAACTGTCTCTAAATCACGGACATACTCGGGGCCACCAGATGCAATGTCCATTAGCTGTGATATATAGTGGCATGCGGAAAGCACAAAAATAGATTGAACtcacaaataatgaaaaaaggattaaattattatttacgTAAAAAACTCTTTGAATTTACAGTCTTTtcacaaataagaaaaattaacaagtcTGTTCGCACACGTTAGTTTCTTCGTTCACTTCGTCTCAGATAACAGTCCATGCTGTTGACTTCTAATGGGTAGAGTTTCGTCACGGGTCGATTTGtaattcctgatttggtacgcACCATAGCGACGCGTACTAAGCCGTCCTTGCCTTTAATAGTGTCCTGCACAACTCCAAGTCTCCAATGCACACGCTTTGATTCGTCGTGTATCTGAACGACATCGGCTTCTTTAATCTTTCGAACGTCGACTCCAGCTCTTTGGTGATATTCTCGCAATGAAGTAAGGTATTCTCCTTTCCATCTTGTCCAGAAATTCTCAATCAATTGTCTCTGTCGTATCGTTTGATTGTTCAAGTTTGTGTGTGTTAATTCACAAACATTTAGATTGTCAATAGCACTATTTGACGATACATACGGTAAAGTTGTTATTCTTCGTCCATGTATAAGATGGGATGGTGTAAGCGGCTCCGGATCTCTGATATCTGTTGAAATATACGTCACTGGTCGATCGTTGAGTGTGGCTTCGATCTCTGTTAATACGGTCCTTAGAGTCTCGTCGTTAACATGTGCACGTCCTAATACTTTCTTAAGTGATGTTTTTGTTAAGCCAATCATTCTTTCCCACATGCCCCCGAACCATGGAGCTCTATTTGGGATGAATTTCCATTCAATGCCATAATtctgaatattttctttaacttttttagaATTGCAAAGTCGTGAAATTTCGATTGAAGCAGCTTTAAATGTTAACGCATTATCTGACATCATCATTTTCGGCACTGATCGTCGACTTACAAATCTccggaaaaacaataaaaaagattCTTCGCTGAGATCGTAAACTAATTCCAAATGTACTGCTCGAGTGATAGCACATGTaaatcatcttcgctagccaagggttacgatccactcccgctctcttcacccttggcggattgagccaacatttgtgataacattgatgcgccatctatcggaagatAAAAATCACGCCCATTTCGAATACAttattcttgaccaatggtagcacttgaagtcttcaatttggaggtaaaaacacggtagcgtctagattctacacacttggtaaagctggaaatgaaaatatacgtcaacattcatgcatttgtgcatgaaacatacacaggaacttctGTTGGTTGATTAAAAACCtcactaaatatagtcgtatgtttaggGATGTAAAGTCTTGTGGCACAATAAACACGtggtaattgtttacaaacactttatacatttacacgtgatcatgttataggcgctttttgattggatgcagcgagttttgactgcaaccaataaaaatccttaccttgtgtctccgaaattttaagtcaatccgccaagggtgaagagagcgggagtggatcgtaacccttggcttgCGAAGATGATGTAAATAGGCAAATGTAAACCTTCGATTCTTCGTTGTGTCTGTTTCTTGTCGTTAACGCACCTGTGAAGTCTACACCGGTGATGCTAAAGGGTGTGGCATCTTGAACTCTCTCTTTTGGTAATGGTGGAATTTCTGGTGCGGGATAAGACTTTCCGATTACTTTTCGGCACGTTacacatttcgacaatatagATTTCACGCACTGTCTTAATTTCGGAATCCAAAATGTTTGTTGTATGTATGCTAGAGTGATATTTATTCCTGAATGTAGTGTGTTCTCATGTGCTTCTAACACTATCAAATGTGTAAGACGGTCCTTTGCCGGTAACAGATATGGAAACTTGACTGTTTCTCCTACTGTCGCATTGTCTATTCGGCGGCCACCACATCGTAATAATTGCTTTTCGTCTAGAAAGAGTTTTAATTGTCGCACAAGTGTTTTACGTTTTGTAGAATTATCTATACAATTTATTTCGtcactaaatattttaccttgtgTATATCTTATCCATAGGAATTttgcattttcaatttcatcacTACGTAACAAATCTTTCTTTCGTTCAGTTTCTGTTGCTCTTTAGTTTGTTGCGAATCTCATTACATATGCGGTAATGCGGGTTAGTTTTCTATAAGAATTGTACCGTTCGATATCTATGATTTCTCCTATACCAATacgtaaattttgattattCTCCATagtttcaattttgtcatcgTTCTCGATATTGTTGTACATACACTAGACTGGGATGCGTATCAATCAACAATACACGATAACCAAACATTAACAGACGTGCAGAAATTTACGTATTTGCAAAATCAGATTCAGGGAATAGCCGCGCAATGTATCGCCGGTTTACCACTCACAAGTGCAAATTACTATCAAGCCGTATCAATACTGAGAGAGAGGTTTGGTCAGAACCACAAAATCACGAACGCATATATTCAGAAAGGTTTCCAGTTTAACAAATTGCCATTAAAATATGGTAGATTCAATTTTGGTAGCTTGTGGTAAATGCTAGAATTTGTTGCGCTCATTGACGATCTGTATTGCATATCATTATTCTGCATGGGATGTGGAGTATTACATGTAGATGTGGAGTTGATAAATACAAAATCTGCTGCATTTGGATTTAAGTTCTGATTAGAGCtagtttcatttgatttatttttctgttttgaactTGATGAATTGCGTACTTTTGTCAAAATTCGTTCTATATCTAAAACATACCGATCTGAGTCTTCTATCTCTGCTTCCATGTTTTCCTCTGCAATCTCCTCTAATATTTCATTATCAAGTTCCGAAAGAATATCCCTCTTCTTCTTCAAAGTTTCACATAGGCTTTCTATTTCGTCGCGTTGTGTTGTTTCTTTCTCTAATTCCTCTTCAATCTTTGAAATTAATCTCCTCGCGGCTCCTCGATGGCCCACTCGAATGGCTTTCTTTTTCGTCATTAtatcctggtcacggcaccaATGTGACGGATGGGTTAACTAAAAGTCTAGACAGGCAGTAAAACAACGTCTGGTTCGTTTGATCGTATAATCTCAACTCAATATAGCAACATGATACATAACAATAGCACAACGTTAACAGAAGATGATGATGACGTTAACAATGTGAATGGAAACGGCGTTAAAAGAAGTGTTAACGTTTGACGCGTAAGTTAAACTGTCTCTAAATCACCGACAACATGCCCCCATTTCAATATGTCAAATGAGCCCTTTCATTTCTATTGGACttattaacttaaaaaaatctaatatccATTTGCCTTATCCTCTGTTCAAGAAACCAACTTTGTAAGTTTTCTGATTCTGATTTATTACTTTTATCACTGAGACCTAGGGCGTTGCCTGTTGAGGTCTTAATTCACGCTCGAACTTTGTCTTTGTTTTGAATTAACAAAGTGCGTTAAGCCCTTAATTTCATTTCCCAGTTTTATAGCATTAGCTCTACTTGCTTCAAGCTTTTTTTATGTGTGGACACTTCTgtttgtaacttataaatttgaCTGTCCTTTTGCTTAATTCCTTTATCTTTATGAGCAATTTGTAATTTTAGGTACTAGTAgattatttcttcttttaaaatgtttgaaccCATTTGTACCGAACTATTTGGACTATCACTTCTTGAATTATCCCTAATTATATCCTCATTATTCTTGGTATTATATGTTTTAACGGAACACCCAAAAACAACCAACCCCTGAAGCCATGGGGTTAATTTACGCATTTGTAacaatattatttgttatattatctCATCTGTTGTCATTTCAGGAACACTTGAACGACCTTGGCGCTTTAAAAGAGGTTTCCTCATCCTTACTTGAGACCTTACTTATTTCAGAGTTTAACCCTCCTACTACACAATCGATCAGACTGCAAAACTCTCAAATGTTTGCAACTTCTACATACATAATCTgctgttaaattattttcaataacatgaatatcacTAAAAGCCAGTTTTCACAACTATAATGTAGCCATGAATTACATATGTCGCAATCTACCTCCTAAGAGTCATTCCCGCAAAGCTTCTTACATGTTGAACATGAGATGTCGCTTTGAATAGATTTTTGCTTAACATTCGAAAAGATCCCACTGAACACTGTTGTTAAGGGCTAACCGCTGAACTCTTACTTAAACTTTGTAACCCTTGCTCATCTTTACTTGCTATGTCCAGATTACTTTGCCTGTCATCTAGCTAGaaacattttacaatattttctgATTTGATTGTTAATACGACTAAATTTGGAGTTACGGTCAAGAATATACAGTATGACCCCAAGAGCAGAGGTGATTAATTCCTTTATATACGCTTGATTACCATTCAACAGTACTTTTGTAAGTTGTGGTTTTAAAGAAGTTCAAGGCAATTCATTCGTGCTTCCCTTACGAATAGCCAATAGTTTAGATACAACAGCTCCCAATTTATCCTTAGTCTCAGTTTTATTTATCAGCAGACCAGTGTTATTAATAACTGACTGTGTTATTACTTTAAATTCATCGTATGCCGCAGCAGAGAAAATAAGGACCAGATTACCTGCACTTGATTCAGTTTTTACTGTATATAACCGTTCGGCAGCATCAAGCTTCTTACTAACAGCctttcttttattcaattcatAATCAACAGATTCTACTATTACTACTAGACTTCTTGTATTTTGTTGCAGTATTAGATACAGTTTTACAGGGAGTAAACATTACTTTCCTTCCTTTGGCACGATCACTTCTTCTTCTGGCAATTTCCATTTTACTCAACAAATTTAATGAGTGTGGCAAGAGATTtgcacaaaaatgttttatctattTTGTATCATATGATCCTTTACGATAGATTTATTTAGCTAATCTGCACATGATCAATTCCATCTCATGCCAAATACGTTGTATACCGATCATGTACTGTGCTACAACTCTTATATTCTACTGACCAGGAGAGGTTACGCTAGGATACTAAAAGCTGACTTAGTTATTCAGTATCGGTGTTTGAGTGTACTAGAGCGATAGACACATTAAAGGCGGTGTACAGGAAGTGTTTTCTCGATATCCCAATAATCGCAATTGCATGAGTTGGAATCATTAAAggaagaacaaaaatgtattttcgcaaatttgcagatttactGTGACAAAGTTGTGTTGATATATATAGATTGGTTATGAATACCAAATGTGTTGTCATCCGTGTATCACATTTACTGGTGATCCAACGGATATGCCGTAGAGTTGTCACATGTtcagggaaaacggtagtatttcattttcctagcattaggttggccttttgcgTATTCAgtgtcgcctatggcagaataaatagtactGTTTTCCCTTCAATAATCAGAATTTTACAGTGAGATTATGGAAATGAAGgtaacaaaatcattattaaaagTATGGTCAGAAAGCTATAAAATTTCTGAATGACAACATCTATGaagctttcatttttttatattgtcttataattacattagatgttttttttcattgtaatacgttattctgattggctaactgcacagcACGTGTTATACCGTActaagcaattgcattacacaataaaacttatcacTCATGATAACAcaaggtcccacaataaagtgcacaggtgaattaaataaaacattgataaaaatcgtgttttcattattttgttccCACTAATttgtcatgtaaattatttgatactCTTATAAGACCTATTTTGACATACAactctgaaatttggtttatgGATAATTTTCAGTCAGCTTATAGGGCATCTAATAGAGCTGcagtaaataatacattttgtgaTACTCTTGCATTAGCAGAAAAATATCCCTTTGAGAAGGttcattctaaattttgtaaagcagTATTAGGACTGAAAAAGACAGCCACTAACATAGGTGCTAGATCAGAATTAGGTAGATTTACTTTGGACTCCTATATAAAAACTCAAACACTTAtgtatatttatagaataaattgTAATGATATTAATCCCCTTGTTAAAAAGAATCTctacaaacaaacataaatttacATTCAGAAGGAATTTATTTTTGGTACTCCTTTGCAgataaaatttttaaagaattgaaaataaacccAGAAAATTACTCTAATAATAATGTACCTTTTAAACAATCAAgaaacatgttaaaatgtaatataaaaaagtgtgTTTCAGAGGAATATGAGAAAAATACTTTAAGTAAACTTTCAAAAATGGATTCCTCATCCAAACTTTgtctttatgaaaaattaaaagataattgTCAGTCTGAGGAatatttaaattgcaataattttatacatagGCAGTTACTCTCAAAATTTAGACTAAGTGATCATTCCCTAGGCATTGAATTAGGAAGGTACAGAAACATTCCAAGAGGACAaagattatgtaaaaaatgtgaagTCCTAGAtgatgaatttcatttctttttgtattgtgaCATTAACATATCTTTGCGTTCTAATCTTTTTGCTTATCTTAAAGACTATGTACCATTATTTCAACATCTTGATGCATTCAATAAACTTAAACACATTCTAAACCCCATCCCTGAACTTGTTTGTCATATTGGAGTCTTCATTAAACAGTCTTTAGAACTGAGGGAGTCAAACCCGTGTCAGGCAAGGTTATGATGGTGTTTTTTTACACCGCGCTGAAGTagttttttacatacatttataattgaacTATAATGTTCTATTATtccatatattgtattgtattattttgtatttcattgtattacattgtatttcattgtattgcattgtatagtataaaattattgtttgattgtattgcttgaccctcatgggtgtaattttgcgcttcatacaaaatgtacttcggtcaacgcttttacaccccaataaatttacaaaaagaagcattcaattcttaagtgtttttctacaaaaaaaatcgtttttgtACGGTAGAATGACAGTTATACCACAATATGCAATATAATTTTGTTCGGTACTAAACCTCGATGGAAGACTGAAATTCggtttgaaaatatgtgtattAACACCCTTCCAATAATTCGACCACATTAATGGTATATCACACTTTCGTATCATCTATTTTAGTGAATACagaaaggaaatattttttttaatgacgaCGACAcggaaataaataaaagtaaatcattcaTTTAACATTATCATACATTTCCTTATGATTTGATGCTTATGAATTAGCTAATTTTATACGACATTTAATGTGTAACATCGGGAATGTTTTTGTCACACATCTTTAAACTGTTTATAGTTGTTTTTAGTATTACAGGTATAgttaatattttcttctttgaGTGGCATGGATGGAACAAGGAACGAGAAGAGTTTGAGAAAACAAGGGAGAGTGGttgttacatgtaattacaggaaagtcatatatataaatgaaatgtcTGCAATGGAGGGGGATTGAAGTGGGTCTCAACTCGAATTCAAATTCCCgtcaaaatgaatattatatatgatatatatacatgtttatcatatacttagactaaataacattttatttttactgtaCGATAATGGCATTAAATtaacgtaaattccatatttttcgaattggtgcttagcgggctgatatgaaaagtatCACATCCTTCGATTGCtatcggcaatcctcggtagaatccgctactctccttctatcgttagatgagggtacggaatcgaccgagttgagacgaatgcCTTCGATTGTTATcgcatgcctttccgtaacgttatcgcatggcgttccggtgatactcggcaaattccggaaaatacacctcaatgctactttttcagtgaaaaatattacaaagtagtgtacaaaactACAATTTGAATACTGTCAAGTAcattgtgtaaaataataataataaaaaaaaaaagaaacaaattattgaataaaagcatttttcaaagtttaaacataatttagaaagttactttaaaaaagttaacttttccaaacagtgttcattatgtatatttttgtcaattcttccatatcaaaatatttttcttctctgttgaggcatatgataaaaagatttcATATCGAATGTAATAAATTTGGGGTAcgacgtccgtgaacttttcactctttgaacttctagtagggaaccacgtaaaaggattaatatatgaatctgttattttCTCCATcattgaagcatatgataaaaagatcatagcatgtcatttttcatatcgcatgtagtatcagccctcgag
It contains:
- the LOC134684745 gene encoding uncharacterized protein LOC134684745 → MMMSDNALTFKAASIEISRLCNSKKVKENIQNYGIEWKFIPNRAPWFGGMWERMIGLTKTSLKKVLGRAHVNDETLRTVLTEIEATLNDRPVTYISTDIRDPEPLTPSHLIHGRRITTLPYVSSNSAIDNLNVCELTHTNLNNQTIRQRQLIENFWTRWKGEYLTSLREYHQRAGVDVRKIKEADVVQIHDESKRVHWRLGVVQDTIKGKDGLVRVAMVRTKSGITNRPVTKLYPLEVNSMDCYLRRSERRN